From the genome of Vicia villosa cultivar HV-30 ecotype Madison, WI linkage group LG2, Vvil1.0, whole genome shotgun sequence, one region includes:
- the LOC131650733 gene encoding uncharacterized protein LOC131650733, with product MAKNLVFHSRTRHINIKHHFIRSVIEDGDVQILQHHNLSYITSRIPPTFSLWLTKLTTSTLELGTVFDTIDESSLNQVTFSVILSAAIAVLFFPTIQRRIKTAKQLKYRSSGIKKSSLNRSKSSKKSKKRPSPDQALLGAIIAGVIAVLLYRFTTTIEASLYRQSISDNFSVRRITITIRTVINGLCYLATFVYGINSFGLLLYSGQLAINTYVKEPSSEKKSSESKIMEQSVLSNSSDEDQSSNNSQ from the exons ATGGCGAAGAATCTTGTTTTCCACAGTCGAACAAGACATATTAATATAAAGCACCATTTCATTCGAAGTGTGATCGAAGATGGCGATGTGCA aatCCTGCAACACCATAATTTATCTTATAtcacctctagaataccaccaacatTTTCACTGTGGCTAACCAAATTAACTACATCAACACTGGAATTAGGCACCGTTTTTGATACTATAGATGAGTCTTCTTTGAATCAAGTTACTTTCAGTGTTATTCTCAGTGCAGCCATTGCTGTGTTGTTCTTTCCTACAATCCAGCGTCGCATCAAAACAGCAAAACAACTG AAATATAGGTCTTCTGGAATAAAGAAGTCATCATTGAATAGATCAAAAAGTTCTAAGAAATCTAAGAAACGACCTTCACCAGATCAAGCATTGTTGGGAGCAATTATAGCTGGTGTTATTGCTGTTCTTCTCTATAGATTCACAACTACTATTGAAGCATCACTATATCGCCAATCAATTTCAGATAATTTTTCA GTTCGCCGGATAACAATCACCATAAG GACAGTGATAAATGGATTGTGTTACCTTGCTACATTTGTGTATGGCATAAACTCTTTTGGTTTATTGCTTTATTCTGGACAACTTGCGATCAACACCTATGTCAAAGAGCCATCAAGTGAGAAAAAAAGTAGTGAAAGCAAAATTATGGAGCAGTCAGTTTTATCAAATTCATCGGATGAAGATCAAAGTTCAAATAACTCACAGTAA
- the LOC131650734 gene encoding uncharacterized mitochondrial protein AtMg00810-like has product MKDCKPVDIPLVVNEKLKKEGGGRLVDASMYRSLVGSLIYLTATRPDLMFAASLLSRFMSKPSHLHLGAAKRVLRYVMGTMEHGIRFEKNSKLEAKGYCDSDWAGSVDDMKSTSGCVFSLGSGVISWCSKKQDTVAQSSVEAKYSVWLHNNRCG; this is encoded by the coding sequence ATGAAAGACTGCAAACCTGTTGACATTCCTTTAGTGgtgaatgaaaaattaaagaagGAAGGTGGTGGAAGATTAGTAGATGCAAGCATGTATAGAAGTTTGGTTGGAAGCTTGATTTATCTAACAGCTACACGACCCGACTTAATGTTCGCTGCTAGTTTACTCtcaaggttcatgagtaaaccaagTCATTTACATCTTGGAGCAGCAAAACGAGTTCTAAGGTATGTCATGGGAACCATGGAGCATGGAATCAGGTTTGAAAAGAATTCTAAACTTGAAGCTAAAGGCTACTGTGACAGTGATTGGGCTGGAAGTGTTGATGACATGAAAAGCACTTCTGGTTGTGTGTTCAGCCTAGGTTCAGGAGTAATTTCTTGGTGTTCAAAGAAACAAGACACTGTAGCGCAATCTTCAGTTGAAGCAAAATATTCGGTTTGGCTACACAACAATCGTTGTGGTTGA
- the LOC131647524 gene encoding uncharacterized protein LOC131647524 isoform X2 yields the protein MLHSYLHYNHKFLFPNLPVSLTTHHFSSPSPLVHDFVHRPTCNSHTVSAINPLHVELSPWLTKLTTSTVELGTVFDAIDESSLNQVTFSVILSVAIAVLFFPTIQRRIKTAKQLVRQITITIRTVINGLCYLATFVYGINSFGLLLYSGQLAINTYVKESSSGKKSSESKIMEQSVLSNSSDEDQSSNNSQ from the exons ATGTTGCACTCTTATTTACACTATAATCACAAGTTTCTCTTCCCAAATCTACCTGTTTCTCTCACCACACACCATTTTTCTTCACCATCACCCCTTGTTCATGATTTTGTCCATAGACCAACATGTAATTCTCACACTGTTTCCGCCATTAATCCTCTTCATGTTGAACTTTCACCGTGGCTAACCAAATTAACTACATCAACCGTGGAATTAGGCACCGTTTTTGATGCTATAGATGAGTCTTCTTTGAATCAAGTAACTTTCAGCGTTATTCTCAGTGTAGCCATTGCTGTGTTGTTCTTTCCTACAATCCAGCGTCGCATCAAAACAGCAAAACAATTG GTTCGCCAGATAACAATCACCATAAG GACAGTGATAAATGGATTGTGTTACCTTGCTACATTTGTGTATGGCATAAACTCTTTTGGTTTATTGCTTTATTCTGGACAACTTGCCATCAACACCTATGTGAAAGAGTCATCAAGTGGGAAAAAAAGTAGTGAAAGCAAAATTATGGAGCAGTCAGTTTTATCAAATTCATCGGATGAAGATCAAAGTTCAAATAATTCACAGTAA
- the LOC131647524 gene encoding uncharacterized protein LOC131647524 isoform X1 — protein sequence MLHSYLHYNHKFLFPNLPVSLTTHHFSSPSPLVHDFVHRPTCNSHTVSAINPLHVELSPWLTKLTTSTVELGTVFDAIDESSLNQVTFSVILSVAIAVLFFPTIQRRIKTAKQLKYRSSGVKKSSLNRSKSSKKSNIRPSPDLFFSPFSFLLILNLIDYHQCLIQVRQITITIRTVINGLCYLATFVYGINSFGLLLYSGQLAINTYVKESSSGKKSSESKIMEQSVLSNSSDEDQSSNNSQ from the exons ATGTTGCACTCTTATTTACACTATAATCACAAGTTTCTCTTCCCAAATCTACCTGTTTCTCTCACCACACACCATTTTTCTTCACCATCACCCCTTGTTCATGATTTTGTCCATAGACCAACATGTAATTCTCACACTGTTTCCGCCATTAATCCTCTTCATGTTGAACTTTCACCGTGGCTAACCAAATTAACTACATCAACCGTGGAATTAGGCACCGTTTTTGATGCTATAGATGAGTCTTCTTTGAATCAAGTAACTTTCAGCGTTATTCTCAGTGTAGCCATTGCTGTGTTGTTCTTTCCTACAATCCAGCGTCGCATCAAAACAGCAAAACAATTG AAATATAGGTCTTCTGGAGTAAAGAAGTCATCATTGAATAGATCAAAAAGTTCTAAGAAGTCCAATATACGACCTTCACCAGATCTTTTCTTCTCTCcattttcttttctcttaatATTGAATTTAATAGATTATCATCAATGTCTTATTCAGGTTCGCCAGATAACAATCACCATAAG GACAGTGATAAATGGATTGTGTTACCTTGCTACATTTGTGTATGGCATAAACTCTTTTGGTTTATTGCTTTATTCTGGACAACTTGCCATCAACACCTATGTGAAAGAGTCATCAAGTGGGAAAAAAAGTAGTGAAAGCAAAATTATGGAGCAGTCAGTTTTATCAAATTCATCGGATGAAGATCAAAGTTCAAATAATTCACAGTAA